In Chthoniobacterales bacterium, the DNA window GGTCGCCGCCAGCAGCGGAGAGAGCCCGCCCGGCTGGTTCCAGCCGCCCATGAAGCCGACAAATTGCAGGACCATGATGAGCGGTCCGGGCGTTGTCTCGGCCAGACCGAGGCCGTCCATCATCTGGCCGGGCTTGAGCCAGGCAAAATGTTCGACCGCACGTTGGGCGACATACGGGAGGACCGCGTAAGCTCCGCCGAAGGTCACGACGGCGGCTTTGCTGAAGAAAATCCCCTCCCGGAAAATGGTATGGCCGGTCCCGAGGCACATTGCCGCGAGCAAGACTGGCCCCCACCAGAGCAGCAGCCAGACAATCGCCACGCGCGCCCCGCGCCCGGCCGAGGGTCTGGTGTGTTCCGGCGGCGCATCCTCGTCATCGATAACAGAGTTTTCCCGAGATGCTTCATCTCCCGGCGCAGCGGAGACCACGTCGAATTTTGAAGGCCAGATTTTGCCGCCAAGCAAGCCCACCAGACCCGCGCCGATGATGATCGCCGGGAACGGCGCTTTCAGGAAAAAGATGGCGATGAACGCCGCGGCGGCGATCGCCCACATGACTTCGTTTTTGAGCGCTTTGCGCCCGATCCGGATAACAGCGGCGACGACGATGGCGACGACGACCGGTTTCAATCCATAAAAAATCGCCGCGACCCAGGGCACGCTGCCGTAGTCCGCGTAGATGAAGCTCAGCGTCCAGAGGACAAACATCGACGGAATGACGAAGAGCGCGCCGGCCGCAATGCCGCCCGCAGTCTTGTGCAGGAGCCAGCCGATGTAGATCGCCAGTTGCTGCGCTTCAGGGCCCGGCAGGAGCATACAGTAATTCAGGGCGTGAAGGAATCGCGACTGGCTGATCCAGCGTTTGCGCTCGACCAGCTCGGTTTGCATGATCGCAATCTGGCCCGCCGGTCCGCCGAAAGAGATGAACCCGAGCTTGAGCCAGAAGCGGAAGGCTTCGGCAAAGCTCGGACGCCGGGCGGTGGATTCGTTGGACACAGAATTTATCACGAGGCGGGTTCGAGGAGATTACAAAACGAGGATAGCGGTCAAATGAATTGATGATGGCGGCGAGTCATGCTGAGCGAAGGTCGCGCCGCGACCGAAGTCGAAGGCCTCCGCACTGGTCAGGGCGATGCCGAATCGCCCTCCGATAATAGCCCAGCGCTGTAACGCTGGGAAACCGCGCCGCGAATATCAACCGTCCCTTCGGAGACCAACGTACGACGTTCGCTTCGGCGCGTCCGATCTTCGCGGATCCTGGCTTCACCAAGCTTGACAACGCCTATCGTTTCTTATTCCCGTTAGTCGCCATGAATACCCTGCAGTCTTTTCTCGGCGCGGCCTTCGTCGTTTTGTTTTCTTCGAATATCCAGGCGAAGTCCCCCGCCTCGTATGGGTTTATTTCGGGTGTTTACCAGAAGGGCCACAACGTGACCGAACCACGTGCGAAATCGTCCAAGTTCGTTCAGTTGACTGATGCGGGCTTTTTCGTCAGCGGGTCTCAGGCGTCATATTACGTGAGCATCCAGATGTCAGCCGAAACACCTGCCCCATACTTCATGCAAGCAATCTTTGAGAATCCGAATGATCCGAAGAAACCATTTGTGGAGCAAAAGGTAATATCTCCTGGAGAACCCGCCCGGTCGATTTTTCATGGGCCGGTCAAAGGGCTTCGCATTTCACGCTCTTATCATTTAACGATTAAGCTGTTCCGGAAGAAGGATGAGCCAACCCCATTCGATGTCCTCGAGCAGACCGTTCGCTCATACATCGACACCACCGGGCCTGAGATCAAAATAAAGAAGGGAATGGCCTATCAACCACTTCAGTAGCGGGACGAAGAAAACCGGCATTTCCCGGCCTGCCTGGTGATTTGGGGTGGTGGAGCCTAGGGGATTCGAACCCCTGACCTCCTCAATGCCATTGAGGCGCTCTACCAACTGAGCTAAGACCCCGCGGAAGAATTTCGATTTTCGCCCCGGCGTCGCGTTTTGCAACGGGAAGTTGCATCCGCGGCCCAGGAATCTACCATGACGAATGCCGATGCTAGGACGTATTTTGGTGATCGCATGGCTCACCTGCGTCATTCTGCCCGCCGCTCTCGCCGCCGATCAGACCACTGCGGTCTGGAGTGATGGCCACATTTCCCCGCTGAGCGACGAGGAACTAACTCGTTATGCCACAGCCTCGCCCGGTGCGGGATATCCCGAAGAGGCGCAGAAAACGAATGCCACCGGGAGCGGCCTTTACGAACTTCGGATCGATAAGGGCGGCAAGGTCACCGTCGTGGCGATCGTTAAAAGCAGCGGCAACGCTGTGCTCGATAAAGCGGCGACCACCACCTTCCGGAAATGGCGGTTCAAACCGGCGGTCTTTCGCTCGGTCAGAATCCCCGTGAGCTGGTCGGTGAACAAAGTTCGTAAATAAGACGCGGCGCGGCTGGAACAAGGAAGGGCGATTTGAAATCGCCCCGGCGGTTTCAAACCGCCGCTCCTTGAAGCGCAATCAGCAGGCGACGATGGAGATGTTCGAACGCGCGGCGGCCTCGACGAGGGTTTCTTTCTCGAGCAAGAGGGTCCGGCCGGACTCGATCGCGATCACGCGCAGACGCGCTTCCGTCGCGACCTCGACCGTTGCGACTCCGATCACCGGGACATCGAAGCGCATGTCCTGAGCTGGTTTTGCGACCTTCACCATGACGGCCTCTTTCCGTCCCAGCGCACCGCCGCGCTTGATCGCTTCGTTGGTTCCCTCGAAACCTTCCACCGCCAGGACCGTCCCGTTTTTCACGACGACCGTTTGCCCGATATCGAGCCGGCTGATTTCCCGGGCGATTTCGAAACCGAAAGTCACGTCTTCCTCTTCGCGGCGGCTCAATTTCCGGCCGGCAATCAAACCCGCGGGCGCCAGACAATCCTCCAGAAAGGAAGTCGCCGGCAGGAGCGTGATGCCGGCTCGCGCCAGCTCGTCGCCGATCGCGGCGAAAATGGACTCGGCGTTCCGGCGTTTCAGGCGCGCCAGGAGGAGCAGCGTTTTCCAATCTGGCCGCAGGTCAAAAAGATTCCTGGGCGCGATCTGCCCTGCCATGATGGCGTTGGTGACGTTCGCGCTCCGAAAAGAAGAAATCAGCCGGCCCAGTTGCCCGACGCGCATCCAATGGATTTCATCGACGGTGGCAGCGAGACGATCGTCGGTTTCATCGAGGAACGCAGCGGCCACGATCCGTTTCACTCCGGCGCGGCGGGCGGCGTCCACCAAGAGCCGCGGATAAACGCCGTTGCCGGCAATGATTCCGAGAACGTCTGGCGTTTGCACGAGGCGACAGTAGCGGTGTAGAGGCGCTTGTGCCAAGCGCCGGTATCGGTTAGGCGCTTCGCAGAAGCGCCTCTACATCAACCGTGGCGGCGACGTTTGACGTGCAGCTGAGCGAGGGCCTTCTGAAGCGACGCCTGGACAGCGACGACTTCCTCCGCGCCGAGATCTTCCTTCATGGCTTTCCGGGCCCGCTCGACCGCGGCTTCGGCCGCATTTTCGTCAATAACCGCAGGCTCCAGCGCCATGTCGGTCAAAACCGAAACCGAAGCGCCGGTGATTTCGACGAAGCCTTCGCCGATGGCCAGAAAAGTTTCCTTTCCGCCCTTGAGCACACGGACTTCGCCGGGATTCAGGGTGGTGAGCAATGGGACGTGATTCGGATAAACGCCGAGTTCGCCCTCCGCGCCTGGCAGAGTGACCATCTCGACGTCCTCGGAGTACGCGGTCGCCTCGGGCGTAACGATCTCAAGTTTCAGCGTGGCCATAACTCAACTTTCGTCATTCGGCATTCTGAATCATGTCGATTCCGCCCTTCATGTAGAAGTTCTGTTCGGGAACTTCATCATGTTTGCCTTCGAGGATTTCCTTGAAGCCGCGGACAGTCTCGGCGATCGAAACGTATTCGCCCTTGGTGCCGGTGAAGACTTCGGCGACGTGGAACGGCTGGCTGAGGAACCGCTGGATCTTGCGGGCGCGGAACACCGTCAGCTTGTCTTCGGGGCTCAATTCGTCCATTCCGAGAATGGCGATGATGTCCTGAAGATCCTTGTAACGCTGGAGGACGCGCTGGACGCCGCGAGCCACCGCGTAATGGTCTTCGCCAACGACGTCCGGCGCGAGCGACTTGGACGTTGAAGCGAGCGGATCGACGGCCGGATAGATGCCGAGCTCGGCGATGGAGCGTTCCAGCACGATGGTCGAATCGAGGTGGGCAAAGGTGTTGGCGGGCGCCGGGTCCGTCAGATCGTCCGCCGGGACGTAAACGGCCTGGACCGAGGTAATGGAGCCTTTTTTGGTCGAAGTAATGCGTTCCTGGAGATCGCCCATCTCAGCGGCGAGGGTCGGCTGATAACCGACCGCCGACGGGGTGCGTCCAAGAAGCGCGGACACTTCCGAGCCAGCCTGTGAAAATCGGAAAATATTGTCGATGAACAACAAGACGTCCTGGTTACGTTCGTCTCGGAAATATTCTGTCATCGCCAGAGCCGAGAGCGCGACCCGGAGACGGGCGCCCGGAGGCTCGTTCATCTGGCCGTAAACCAGCGCGACCTTCGATTTGCTCAGGTCCTTTTGGTCGATGACCCCGGCCTCGCTCATTTCCGTGTAAAGATCGTTTCCTTCGCGCGTCCGCTCGCCGACGCCCGCGAAGACGGAGAACCCCCCGTGGCCTTTGGCGATATTGTTGATCAGCTCGAGGATAACGACCGTCTTGCCGACGCCGGCGCCGCCGAACGCGCCGACTTTACCACCCTTGGTGAAGGGGCAGATCAGGTCGATGACTTTGATGCCGGTCTCGAGAATCGTCGCGCCCGTGTCCTGATCGGTGAGGTCCGGGGCCTTGCGGTGAATCGGATAACGCTTCGTGAAAGTGACGGGGCCGCGATTATCGACCGGGTCGCCGGTCACATTAAAGACGCGGCCAAGAGTCCCCTCGCCCACCGGAACAGTGATCGGGCTGCCGGTGTCGTTGACGGCCATCCCGCGCTTCAACCCCTCGGTTGACGACATGGCGATGGAGCGGACCCAGTTTTCGCCAAGATGCTGCTGCACTTCGAGCGTGAGTTTGGTGGCGGTGCCGTTGACTTCGTATTCAAGCTCAAGCGCGTTGTAGATCCGGGGCAGCTCAGCCGTGCTCTTGAATTCCACGTCCACCACGGGACCGATGACTTGAACGATGTTTCCTTTATTCATAAATGAGTTTTAGCCGCCGACCGCCATCTGGGCGGTCGAGATTTCGAGCAGCTCGGTAGTGATGCTCGCCTGGCGCATCTTGTTGTATTCGAGGGTGAGATCCTTGATGAACTGCTTCGCGTTGTCGGTCGCATTCTTCATCGCCACCATGCGCGAGCTGTGCTCCGAAGCGCGGGCGTCGAGGATCATTTGGTAAACCTGGTAGTGGAGGTAATACGGGAGCATCACGTCGAGCACGCCTTCGGGAGTTGGCTCGAAGAGGTAGCCGATCATCGGGTCCTGGCTCCCATTCGCCTCGGCGCCTTCGGCCGCAGCCTGCGGCAATTCGAAGCTCGAAATTGGCAGAAGCGTCCGCACCACCGGTCGCTGATTGATGGTGTTGATAAAATGAGTGAAAAGCACCGAGACCTTGTCGACTTCGCCGTTGAGAAATTTCTCGATGCAAAACCGGGCGATATCCTTGGTCTCGACGAAGGCGGGCGCATCCTTCAATTGAAAATCCGCCAGCAAATCCCGCCGGGTGCGCGCGATGAACTGCCGCGCTTTCGCGCCCGAGACCACGTAACTGGTTTTGTCGTTATCGAACTTGGCTACTTCGCGAAACAGGTTGGTGTTCAACGCGCCGGCGAGGCCTTTGTCGGTGCTGATCACGACCACGAGCTCCTTTTTCACTTCCCGGACCTGGAGAAGCGGGTGGAGCTTTGAATCGGTGCGCTGCTGGAGGGAGACCAGGACGCGATTCATCAGGGTCGAATACGGACGGCCGGAAAGGGCGAGGTTCTGCGCCTTGCGCATCTTCGACGCGGCCACCATCTGCAACGCCTTGGTGATCTGCGACGTGTTCCGGATCGACTTGATCCGGCGCCGTATGTCTTGGGTGTTCGCCATTTTCTAAGCTCTCCCTTTCGCGCCGTAGCGGGCCCGGCGCTCGCGAACATGAAAACCGATCTCCCGTCTCTGTTTTTGAGACGGCGCGAGCAATTGTCGGATGGCCGCAAAAAGCTGGGCGATTGCCTCATCGTGGCTGTCCAGCCGCCGTTCGAGCTGGGAGAACTTCGCGGCCAATTCCGTATTCGCCGAAATCATTTCGCGCAAGCGGACGAAGGCACGCACGACGCGCACGCTCGCTTCCACGGCGATGTCACTGTTCAGGACGCTAGCTAACATAATCGCACCATGCTCGGTAAACACCCAGGGCCGATATCTCCGGCCACCTTGTTTTGAGGTCGCAAATTGCGACCTCAAACTCACAAGCTCCTCCGTTGTAAGTTGAAAGGCGAAGTCCTTGGGAAATCTCTGCCGGTTCCGCTTGAGTTGCTCATTCAAACGCTTGGTCGTGACTCCATAGAATGCCGCCAAATCCGAATCGAGCATGACGCGCTGGCCACGCACGAGATGGATCGCGTTTTCAACGGCGACAATCTCCTGGGGGCGGGTCATATCCGGTTCGAAATTCCGCAGTGAAATCATTTAGGTGACGGGATTGGTCGATTTGAATTCATCGAGGGCGGCGCCCAGATCGGCTTCCAGGTCCTTGTCGAGGGCGCCCTTGGTCACGATGGCGGCGAGGATGCTTTCCTTCCGGGTGCTGAGATATTCCTGCAGCTTGATTTGGAACTGCTTCACCTTGTCGACCGGCACGGAATCGAGGTAGCCCTTCTGCATTGCCCAGAGCACTGCGACCTGTTCCTCGACCGGAATCGGGTTGTATTGGATTTGCTTAAACAGCTCGACGATCCGCTGGCCGCGATCGAGCCGGGCTTTCGTCGCCGCGTCGAGATCAGACCCGAACTGGGCGAACGCCGCCAGTTCCCGAAACTGCGCGAGGTCCAGTTTAATTTTGCCGGCCACCTGCTTGATCGCTTTGATTTGCGCGGCCGAACCTACGCGACTGACCGAGAGACCGACCGAAATCGCCGGACGAACGCCCTGGTAGAAAAGATCGGTCTCGAGATAAATCTGGCCGTCGGTGATCGAAATGACGTTTGTGGGAATGTAAGCCGACACGTCGCCGGCCTGCGTCTCGATGATCGGCAGGGCGGTGAGCGATCCGCCACCGGCTTCCTCGATCACGCGCGCGCTCCGTTCGAGGAGACGCGAGTGGAGATAAAAAACGTCCCCCGGATAAGCCTCGCGGCCGGACGGCCGCTTGAGGACGAGCGAAACCTGGCGGTAAGCCACCGCGTGTTTCGAGAGATCGTCGTAAATGATGAGCGCGTCCATGCCGTTATCCATGAACCACTCGCCCATCGCCGCGCCGGCGAACGGCGCGAGATACTGGTTGGTCGCCGTATCGGAAGCCGGCGCCGAAATAATCGTCGTGTACGGCAGCGCGCCTTCCTTTTCGAGAGTGGCGAGCGCGCGGGCGACGTTGGAATTCTTCTGACCGATCGCCACATAAATGCAGTAAAGCGGGCGATGATTCTTGAGACGGCCTTCATCGGCCGCCTTGTTCAAGCGCGCCTGGCTGATGATCGTGTCGATCGCGATCGTCGATTTGCCGGTGGCACGGTCCCCGATGATCAGCTCGCGCTGGCCGCGGCCGATCGGAATCATGGCGTCGATGGCCATGATGCCGGTCTGGACCGGCTGGCTGACGCTCTTTCGTTTGATGACGCCGGGCGCGATTTTCTCGAGCGGATAAGCAACGTCTGATTTCACCGGACCTTTGCCGTCGAGCGGCTGGCCGAGAGTATTGACCACGCGGCCGAGCAGACCTTTGCCCACCGGGACCTGGAGCAGCTTGCCAGTCGTCTTGGCTTCCTCGCCTTCCATGACCTTGGTGGTATCGCCGAGGAGAATCGCGCCGACTTCGGTTTCCTCGAGGTTGAGGGCGAGTCCATAGACGCCGCTCGAAAACTCGATCATTTCGTTGAGCATGACGTCGCTCAGGCCTTCGATGCGGGCGACACCGTCGCCGGTTTCGCGGACAATGCCGACATTGCTTTTGCTCGTCGTGGTCTTAAGACCGGCGATCTGCGTTTCGATTTCTTCGAGAATGCTGCTCATAGGATGGTTAGGTTAAAGTTGTTGCTGGAGCCGATGGAGGCGGTTGCGCACGCTGCTGTCCCAGACATCGCTGCCGACGCGGATGCGCATGCCGCCAAGCAGCTCAGGGGTCACGACAAATTTCGCGGTCAGGTCGCCGCCATATTTGCGTTTCAAATTGGCGACGATCTGCTCGCCCGCTTCCGGGGGAAGCTCGGTCGCGGTCTCGATCGTGGCGCTGCGTTTTTCCACTTCGAGGCGGAGGAGACGTTTGTAGGCCTCGAGCGCCTTGATGTAATTGCGCGGCTTCTTTTCGATCAACGACTTGACCAGGGACGCGACCCGGCTGCTATCGAGCCGGCCATCGACGTAACTCGCGCGAAGAAGTTCCTTCGCCAGTTGCCGCGTCTCTTTGTTGATCTTCATGGCGCCGTTGTTCTAGGAGGCGAGCTGGCGGGACGCTTCATCCTGCAAGCGCCTCTGATCTTCCGAAGTCAGGACCTTACCGGTGACTTTCGCCGTGGTGTCCACGACGAGCCGCCCGAGCTCCCGCTTCAATTCCGCCATCGTCTTTTCGTGCTCGATCGCGCTCGCTTCGCGCGCCTTGGCCATGATCTGTTCCGCGGCCGTGACGGCTTCCTGCTGTTTGCGTTCGGCGACGTTGGCCGCGCTTTCCCGCGCTTCGTCAATCATCTTTTGCGCTTGGGCGTTGGCCTGGGCCAGGATCTCCGCATGGCGTTGCTCCGCTTCCGCGAGCTGCTGCTTGATCTTCTCGGCATTCAACAGGCCTTCCGCGATCCGCTGCCGGCGCTCTTCGAGCACCTGCAGGATCGGCTTGTAAGCGAACTGCTTCAGGACCAGCGCGACGATAATGAAACTGATGACCTGCGAGAGGAACAACTTTGGTTCCCACCCGAACTGTTCACCAGTTTCGCGCGCCTGGTCGAGAATGCCCGCGGCTAAGTGCAACGCGATCATTCGCAATCCTTATTTCGGTGCGAGGTAGAGCGCGTAAAACACGATCGCTTCCGCGAACGCGATTGCCAGAATCGCCTGCACGAGAATTGGCGTCGCCGCGCCGGGATTGCGGCCGACCGCCGAGGCCGCGCCCATGCCGATCAAGCCCACGCCGATGGCCGCGCCAAGCGCCGCCAGACCGATGTGAATGCTTCCGCCCATTTCAGCTAACATTGGTATGAACATATTTTTTCTTTCTACTTGGTGTTGGTTTAGCGGCCTCCGCGGGAACCACGGTCATAACCGCCAAAGTTTTTAGTGGTGAGCCTCATGTCCCGGCTCGTGTTGCGCGATCAACAGGGTGAAGACCGCGGTCAAAAGCATGAAGACCAGCGCCTGCACCAGGCCGACCAGAAGCTCCATGAAATAAAATGGAATCGGGAGGAGCCACGACAAGGAAGGCACCATGGTCGACATGGTTTCGAGAATCGTTTCGCCGGCATAAACGTTGCCGAAAAGCCGGAAACTCAGCGAGATAGGCCGGAACAGGATGGAAACAATTTCCAGCAATCCGACCGCGAAGAAAATCCCGACCATGGCGATTTTCATCAGGCCTTTGCTGTCGCCTTTCGGACCAAAAATGTGGACGAGAAATCCCCCGACACCGTTGGCCTGAATGGCCCAGATAATCCAGCAGGCGAAAAAGATCATCGCCATCGCGGTGGTCATGTTGAGGTCGGCGTTACCGCCGCGGAGCAATGGGCGAGTGAGATGAAACTGGCCATTCGCGGCGTGTTCTCCCCAGCCCACGGTGCCTACGCCGGGGATCAGCCCGAACCAGTTCACGAAGAGAATGAAAATGAAAATTGTGGCGAAAAACCAAAACGTCCGTTTCACCAGCACGGCGCCGATCATTCCTTCCAGGAAGTTGTGCAGGCTTTCGACCAGCCATTCCCAGAAGTTTTGCAAACCCGTGGGCACTGGTTTGATCCGTCGGGTAGCGAGACGAGCGCAGATCAAAATCCCCGCGGCGACGATCCAGGTCACCACCATCGAATTGGTCACGGCCAGCGGGCCGACGTTAAAAAGAATATCGGGCTTGAGCGGGATCCCGTGTTCTTCCTTAACCGCGTGCTCGTCCTTCACTGCCTGCTCGGGCTCTGCCGCGAAAGCCGGGGCGGCCAGGCCGCCGAACAGGCCGAGGATCAGCGCGATAAGGATGAATAAGGAAAAACGGCGGAGCATGGATTGTTTCTTGGAGAAGCCGCGGCCCGATGTTTCCGGGGCTGTGGCGGCCGCGGAAGCGATGCACACCATACAAGGGGCGCTGGCGTCGCGCATACCAAAGCGTGTTTTATCGCGATGACAAGAGTGAAAATTGTGAATTGTGATCAGTGAATCGTGGATTGCCTTAACCGGCCGTCACTATTCACCAAATCACTTCACCGGAACGCGCGCGGCAAACCTTTCCTCAACGACCTCGACCTCCGGCTGCGCCACTCTCTCCTCGGCGCCGGCCAGGGCGATCGCCTCGTCATAGTGGGCCTCCAGCTGCCTGATCTGCTCGCGCTGCTCGAAATTCGCGGCCACCGATTCGCTGGCCAGGGCGCCCATTTCCCGAAACGCGAACGGGGAACGAACCAGGTTTTTCATCGCGGCGGCGAGGGCTTCAAAATCCCGTTCTTCCACCAGGCTCCCGGACCGGCCTTCCTCAACCGCTTCGGGAATTCCTCCATGTTTTGTGGCGAGGACGGCGAGTCCCGTCGCCATCGCTTCAAGAATCGAATTCGGAATTCCTTCCTGGTTCTGGTCGGGCGGCGTTTCGCTCGGATGGAGGAAGCAATGCGAGCTCGCGTAAAGGTCGAGCAATTCCTGTTGGGAAAGAAATCCGCGGAAATGGACCTTGGAAACAATTCCGAGCTCCTCGGCCAGTTCTTCCAGGTGCGACTGGAGAGGGCCCTTCCCGGCAATGATCAGTTCGGCGTTGGGAAATTCCTTCTGGAAAATGGCGAAGGCGCAGAGGGAGGTGGCCACCCCTTTTTTCGGGATGAGCCGGCAGGCCTGCATGAAACGCCAGCGGCCATTCGTGGGCGCGTCTCGCCGAATGAACGGAAATTCGTGCAACGGCACGCCGGTCCGATTGATCCGCAAACGCTCGGGCGGACAGCCGAGAGTCAGCAGTCGCTCGGCGAGAGATTTCGAGCGGGCCAGGACGAGCGGAACCGCGTCAAAGAGATTGCGCAGCTTCGGTCCGTAATCGCGAATATCTTTTTTCTCGGCCACATCGGCGCCATGGAATGAAACCACACACGGTTTGTGCCAGCGCTCGATAAACGGAAGCAGATGGACGCCGGTATGCCCGAAATAGATGTGCATTAGATCGGCCCCTCGGCGATCGAGCAGCTTCGACAGCATCTGGTATTCGCCGCGGTAAACGATCGCCGGCTTCTGTTTGACCCACTTCAGCCAACCGTGGCGCAACGGATTGCTGTGCGGTTTCGGGATCAGCTCGATGTCGCGAAACGGGAACCGCTCGTTGTTCTGGATCGCCTTCGTCATGACGAAGGTTTCGTACTCGTGCAGCGATCTGACCTGCCGGTAGATGTGCAACATCTCCGGTTTTAGGAAGGTGGTGCAGTAGGAGGCTACAACGCGTTTACCCATGAAAGGTCCGATTGTCCTTGAGGTTGCGTAAGTTGTCCACCTGTTATTCGCACGCCACCGGCTCGCGGGTCTCCACCGCCTTTTTCTCGGCCGGCCCCGCGGCTTCGTTCCCAGCAAACAGCCAGCGCTGGAGATGTTCTTTTAGATCGTCGAGTCCTTCGGATTTGAAAGCGGAAATCGCCACGACCTCTACGCCGGGGAAACGCCGTTTCAAATCCCGAAGATTATCGGCCGCTTCCGGGAGATCCATTTTGTTGGCCACTATATACCACGAACGCTCCGAAAGCCGCGGATCGTAAAGCGCAATTTCGCGCCGGAGATTTTGCAGGTCCTCGATCGGATGCCGCCCCTCGCTTCCCGCGATGTCGAGAACGAAAAGCAGAACCCGGCAACGCGTGATGTGACGAAGAAAATCATGGCCCAGACCGACGTTGCGATGCGCGCCCTCGATCAGCCCGGGGATGTCGGCGACCGACGCCCGGCGGTAGCCATCGAACTCGATGACGCCAACGATCGGATGAAGGGTTGTGAACGGATACGGCGCCACTTTCGGATGAGCCGCGGAAATTTTCCCGAGCAACGTCGATTTTCCGGCGTTTGGATAACCGACCAGCGCGGCGTCCGCCATGGTTCGCAGTTCGAAAAGGAAATAGCCCTGCTCGCCTTCGTCGCCCTCGGTGTATTGGACCGGCGCGCGGTTCTTCGAGCTCTTGAAATGGACGTTGCCCTTTCCCCCCTTGCCGCCCTCGCAGAGAACGAACTCTTGCCCGTCGTCCGTAAGGTCGGCGATGGGCATGTTTTCCTGGGACACATGGGTCGGATGGGACTTATCTGTTTCGTCGCGGAAGACCACCGTTCCGACCGGGACCTTCACCACCTTAGGCTTCGCGCCGCGGCCATGTTTCTTTTTCCCCTGACCGTGTGCTCCGCTTTTCGCCTTGATGATCGGCTCGTAAAAAAGATTCGAAAGATTGTCGGTATGAACATCGGCGCGAAGAATGACATCGCCGCCCCGGCCGCCGTCGCCGCCGTCCGGTCCGCCTTTCGGGACAAATTTTTCGCGTCGAAAACTGACGGAGCCGCGCCCCCCGTCTCCGGCCTGGACAAAAACTTTTATTCGATCGACAAACATATGGGGAAATCCGGAGAAGCCCGAAAAGCGCGGGGCAAGATGCCATGTCCTGCCCGATTGTCGATGGAGCCGGCACGCCCTCGATATGGATCCGGCACGCCATCGTGCCGGGGGGCAATCTGAAATCGCAGCTTACGCTCAACGGCTCGCCGCGGCGAGCCGTCTCCATCGCAGCGCTACTGCACGTTAAAGATCTCGACTAAACCAATTCCAGTCCCGCCGTTTTTCCCAGCCAGAATGGCGGTGAAGGCGCCGGCCGGCAGCGACGCAAAGATGCCCGATTCGAGCGAATTCTGCGGGGCGAGTCCATGCGCGGTCAACTGTGCGGCCGAGACGGAGTCGTCCTGCCAGTTATCGTTCAGGACCAGAAGCATCCCATTGCTATCGCGCAGTTCGAGGATTGGATCGGCCAGGACGTTGCTCAAACCAGATTGGCTGAGCGATGGCCCAATCCCCCGCACTGCTACGGAAGTACCGCCACTGCTGCTTCCCAGAATGAAGCCGCCGATCATGACGTTATCGCCCGCTTGCACGAAACCGCGGGTACTGATGTTGGCCAGCTGCGAGTCGGCCCCTTGATCGGTGTCATAGACTTCCACCAGGCCCACACCAGTGCCACCGTTTTTTCCCGTCAGGATCGCGGTATAGGCGACTCCCGATGGAAGCGTAGCAACCATTCCCGATTCGTTCGGGTGCTGCGGCGCGAGGCCGAGCGCAATAAGCTGGTCGGTAGGGTCGTCGCTCCAATTGTCGTTTGTTAGAAGCAAGGCGCCGCTGCTGTCGCGCAGCTCGAGAACCGGATCCGCCAGCACATCGGTAATGCCGAAATTCGCGAGCGACGGTCCAAGCCCGCGCAAAACCACTCTCTTGGGACCGCTCCCGGAAATAATGAATCCGGCAATCATTACCCGGTCGCCGGTT includes these proteins:
- a CDS encoding ORF6N domain-containing protein, whose protein sequence is MISLRNFEPDMTRPQEIVAVENAIHLVRGQRVMLDSDLAAFYGVTTKRLNEQLKRNRQRFPKDFAFQLTTEELVSLRSQFATSKQGGRRYRPWVFTEHGAIMLASVLNSDIAVEASVRVVRAFVRLREMISANTELAAKFSQLERRLDSHDEAIAQLFAAIRQLLAPSQKQRREIGFHVRERRARYGAKGRA
- the atpA gene encoding F0F1 ATP synthase subunit alpha codes for the protein MSSILEEIETQIAGLKTTTSKSNVGIVRETGDGVARIEGLSDVMLNEMIEFSSGVYGLALNLEETEVGAILLGDTTKVMEGEEAKTTGKLLQVPVGKGLLGRVVNTLGQPLDGKGPVKSDVAYPLEKIAPGVIKRKSVSQPVQTGIMAIDAMIPIGRGQRELIIGDRATGKSTIAIDTIISQARLNKAADEGRLKNHRPLYCIYVAIGQKNSNVARALATLEKEGALPYTTIISAPASDTATNQYLAPFAGAAMGEWFMDNGMDALIIYDDLSKHAVAYRQVSLVLKRPSGREAYPGDVFYLHSRLLERSARVIEEAGGGSLTALPIIETQAGDVSAYIPTNVISITDGQIYLETDLFYQGVRPAISVGLSVSRVGSAAQIKAIKQVAGKIKLDLAQFRELAAFAQFGSDLDAATKARLDRGQRIVELFKQIQYNPIPVEEQVAVLWAMQKGYLDSVPVDKVKQFQIKLQEYLSTRKESILAAIVTKGALDKDLEADLGAALDEFKSTNPVT
- a CDS encoding F0F1 ATP synthase subunit delta, which translates into the protein MKINKETRQLAKELLRASYVDGRLDSSRVASLVKSLIEKKPRNYIKALEAYKRLLRLEVEKRSATIETATELPPEAGEQIVANLKRKYGGDLTAKFVVTPELLGGMRIRVGSDVWDSSVRNRLHRLQQQL
- the atpF gene encoding F0F1 ATP synthase subunit B, whose amino-acid sequence is MIALHLAAGILDQARETGEQFGWEPKLFLSQVISFIIVALVLKQFAYKPILQVLEERRQRIAEGLLNAEKIKQQLAEAEQRHAEILAQANAQAQKMIDEARESAANVAERKQQEAVTAAEQIMAKAREASAIEHEKTMAELKRELGRLVVDTTAKVTGKVLTSEDQRRLQDEASRQLAS
- a CDS encoding ATP synthase F0 subunit C, whose amino-acid sequence is MLAEMGGSIHIGLAALGAAIGVGLIGMGAASAVGRNPGAATPILVQAILAIAFAEAIVFYALYLAPK
- the atpB gene encoding F0F1 ATP synthase subunit A, with amino-acid sequence MLRRFSLFILIALILGLFGGLAAPAFAAEPEQAVKDEHAVKEEHGIPLKPDILFNVGPLAVTNSMVVTWIVAAGILICARLATRRIKPVPTGLQNFWEWLVESLHNFLEGMIGAVLVKRTFWFFATIFIFILFVNWFGLIPGVGTVGWGEHAANGQFHLTRPLLRGGNADLNMTTAMAMIFFACWIIWAIQANGVGGFLVHIFGPKGDSKGLMKIAMVGIFFAVGLLEIVSILFRPISLSFRLFGNVYAGETILETMSTMVPSLSWLLPIPFYFMELLVGLVQALVFMLLTAVFTLLIAQHEPGHEAHH
- a CDS encoding glycosyltransferase; this translates as MGKRVVASYCTTFLKPEMLHIYRQVRSLHEYETFVMTKAIQNNERFPFRDIELIPKPHSNPLRHGWLKWVKQKPAIVYRGEYQMLSKLLDRRGADLMHIYFGHTGVHLLPFIERWHKPCVVSFHGADVAEKKDIRDYGPKLRNLFDAVPLVLARSKSLAERLLTLGCPPERLRINRTGVPLHEFPFIRRDAPTNGRWRFMQACRLIPKKGVATSLCAFAIFQKEFPNAELIIAGKGPLQSHLEELAEELGIVSKVHFRGFLSQQELLDLYASSHCFLHPSETPPDQNQEGIPNSILEAMATGLAVLATKHGGIPEAVEEGRSGSLVEERDFEALAAAMKNLVRSPFAFREMGALASESVAANFEQREQIRQLEAHYDEAIALAGAEERVAQPEVEVVEERFAARVPVK